From a region of the Candidatus Bathyarchaeota archaeon genome:
- a CDS encoding sodium-translocating pyrophosphatase, whose amino-acid sequence MGLLIIAPIAGLASIICALYLYYYLSKQEIGSSKMEEIADAIKIGANAYLRRQNMTLAVFILIMALVLAIALGAHIALAYVFGALCTTLASYVGMAAAVRANVKTANAARKGLNEAFPTAFFGGSIMGLSIVGLALLGLGVLYALCTLISIEFALDSILGFSFGASALALFAKAGGGIYTKTADIGADLVGKVEMGIPEDDPRNPAVIADNVGDNVGDVAGMGADLVDSYIAAIMAAMVIGWGIGGASSEIFTILPLLIASVGVLASIIGIVLIKIWRKDNPGASLNRGTFSTCFIFVGLMFVVIHYVELGDRGLGIFYATLSGLIAGMVIGITTDYFTSIDRSPVLKTAEAAKTGAAISILSGFSYGLMSIVPPVIGICVAILASWHFAGLYGVAMSAVGMLSIVGIIISADAYGPIVDNAKGIAEQSGLEQEVIDVADRLDAAGNTSKAITKGFAIGAAALTVLALFAMYGEIVERVTGEALVMELTNPTVITGLFIGAMMPPLLSALLILAVGTNADRMIEEIRRQFREIPGLLEGKAKPDYAKCVDIATKGALKELILPCVLAIVSPLAIGFILGKEALGGFLGGSIITGVIFALFMANSGGAWDNAKKYIEAGKLGGKGSDAHKAAVIGDTVGDPFKDTAGPSLNTMITVMSLVASIFAPLIVVFALF is encoded by the coding sequence ATGGGTTTGCTAATAATAGCGCCAATAGCTGGCTTAGCCTCTATTATTTGTGCGCTTTACTTGTACTATTACTTAAGCAAACAAGAAATTGGCTCTTCAAAAATGGAAGAGATTGCAGACGCCATCAAAATTGGTGCTAACGCCTATCTCAGAAGACAGAACATGACGCTGGCAGTCTTCATCTTGATCATGGCATTAGTTCTAGCAATCGCGCTCGGAGCTCATATAGCACTGGCTTACGTTTTCGGAGCACTTTGCACAACATTAGCAAGCTATGTTGGTATGGCTGCAGCAGTAAGAGCAAATGTGAAAACTGCGAATGCTGCAAGAAAGGGATTAAATGAGGCATTTCCAACCGCGTTTTTCGGAGGTTCAATAATGGGCTTGTCCATAGTTGGATTGGCTCTTTTGGGACTGGGCGTTCTTTACGCCCTCTGCACGTTGATCAGTATAGAGTTCGCCCTTGATAGCATTCTAGGATTTAGCTTCGGAGCAAGTGCCCTCGCCCTTTTCGCGAAAGCTGGCGGAGGCATTTACACGAAAACCGCGGATATAGGCGCAGACTTGGTTGGCAAAGTTGAAATGGGTATCCCTGAAGATGACCCGAGAAACCCCGCTGTAATCGCTGACAATGTGGGCGATAATGTAGGCGATGTCGCAGGTATGGGCGCAGATCTCGTTGACTCTTACATCGCCGCTATTATGGCTGCGATGGTAATAGGCTGGGGAATTGGCGGAGCTTCCAGTGAAATTTTCACGATTCTTCCGCTGTTAATTGCCTCAGTAGGAGTTTTGGCGTCCATAATTGGAATTGTTTTAATAAAAATCTGGAGAAAAGATAATCCAGGAGCATCTCTTAACAGAGGAACTTTCTCAACATGTTTCATATTCGTAGGGTTAATGTTCGTGGTAATTCATTATGTGGAGCTTGGAGATAGAGGGCTCGGAATATTTTATGCAACACTTTCTGGACTGATTGCAGGAATGGTCATTGGTATTACAACTGACTATTTTACATCAATAGACCGGTCACCAGTTTTGAAGACCGCAGAAGCTGCAAAAACTGGCGCGGCGATAAGCATTCTGTCTGGTTTCTCATATGGCTTGATGAGCATTGTACCGCCTGTCATTGGTATATGCGTGGCTATTTTGGCATCATGGCATTTTGCTGGTTTATATGGTGTTGCAATGTCAGCTGTTGGAATGTTGTCCATTGTTGGGATTATAATTTCTGCTGATGCTTATGGACCAATAGTGGACAACGCTAAGGGAATCGCTGAGCAATCTGGTCTGGAACAGGAAGTTATAGATGTGGCTGATAGGCTTGATGCTGCAGGTAATACTTCCAAGGCCATAACAAAAGGGTTCGCTATAGGTGCTGCGGCCTTGACAGTTCTCGCTCTATTTGCGATGTATGGTGAGATAGTTGAGCGAGTAACAGGCGAGGCATTAGTTATGGAGTTAACAAATCCTACAGTCATAACTGGTCTCTTTATTGGCGCGATGATGCCTCCACTGCTTTCAGCTCTTCTTATTTTGGCTGTGGGGACAAATGCTGACAGAATGATTGAGGAAATTAGAAGACAGTTTAGAGAAATTCCTGGCTTGCTTGAGGGAAAGGCTAAACCTGATTATGCTAAATGCGTTGATATAGCTACAAAAGGTGCCTTGAAAGAGCTTATACTTCCATGTGTGTTGGCAATTGTATCTCCTCTTGCAATAGGATTTATTCTCGGCAAAGAAGCTCTAGGAGGCTTCCTCGGAGGTAGCATAATTACAGGCGTAATCTTCGCGCTGTTTATGGCAAATTCCGGTGGCGCTTGGGACAACGCTAAGAAGTACATTGAAGCCGGAAAACTTGGAGGCAAAGGCTCAGACGCCCATAAGGCCGCAGTTATAGGTGACACTGTTGGCGACCCTTTCAAAGACACTGCAGGGCCATCACTAAATACGATGATAACAGTTATGTCGCTAGTTGCCTCGATTTTCGCTCCTCTGATAGTTGTCTTCGCCTTATTCTAA
- a CDS encoding serine/threonine protein kinase: protein MQSNNQKTTLESLREEKYRRIICYPTYKTDELENRLEELKKLGIDTIQFMGKKLAHNIPVLGKGCIGIVVTAYRKNEKVALKIRRTDADRITMQHEAQMLRKANRMKVGPRILGTTKNFLLMELVEGKLFPEWIRTLTGKNAGKRLRHTLRLVLEQAWRLDKAGLDHGELSHAPKHIIIKPNDSPYLVDFETASISRRVSNVTSLCQYLFIGSLTAKLIQKKLDKISEDELVNALRTYKKNRNRRNFEEILRKCRILEGTLHTAYNSV, encoded by the coding sequence TTGCAAAGTAACAATCAAAAAACTACATTGGAATCACTTCGCGAAGAAAAATATAGACGCATTATTTGTTATCCAACCTACAAAACAGACGAATTGGAAAATCGCCTTGAAGAATTAAAAAAATTAGGAATTGATACAATCCAATTTATGGGGAAAAAACTCGCCCATAACATACCTGTCTTGGGAAAAGGCTGCATAGGCATAGTAGTCACAGCCTACAGAAAAAATGAAAAAGTCGCCCTGAAGATTCGTAGAACAGACGCAGATAGAATAACGATGCAACATGAAGCCCAAATGCTTAGGAAAGCAAATAGAATGAAAGTTGGCCCTCGCATACTCGGAACCACTAAAAACTTTCTGTTAATGGAACTTGTTGAAGGCAAGCTTTTTCCAGAATGGATAAGAACGCTGACAGGGAAAAACGCAGGAAAAAGGCTCCGCCACACTTTGCGTCTAGTTTTAGAACAGGCCTGGAGATTGGACAAAGCAGGTTTAGATCATGGCGAGCTAAGCCACGCACCAAAGCACATAATTATCAAACCGAATGACTCACCATACCTTGTGGATTTCGAAACTGCAAGCATTTCCAGACGTGTCTCCAACGTCACTTCTCTTTGCCAATACCTTTTCATAGGAAGCCTAACTGCCAAATTGATTCAAAAAAAACTTGACAAAATCAGCGAAGATGAGTTAGTGAATGCTTTGAGAACGTATAAGAAAAATAGAAACAGAAGAAATTTCGAGGAAATTCTCAGAAAATGTAGAATTTTGGAAGGTACTCTTCACACTGCATATAACAGTGTATAA
- a CDS encoding sodium:calcium antiporter: MLISGIFLLTFSSDKAVEHSVHFASTLGISSLMIGLILVSIGTDLPEIANSIVACSSGHGDIDVGDSIGSVLTQITLILGLIPFLGRKFKVKRREVLVIGAFEVLALILAISVVLTGFTRVKAFLLIASWPIFLLVIKKTTAKDIVKKKQLKTQTGRHYLIHLVIAALSYVGVAVGALAVVQSVISMSNELGVPEFFISFFVLAIGTSLPELVVDLTAIRKRQYELAIGDIIGSCIVDATVSISIGQLFFPTAVFVGSPERSILLALYAILASAVVILTLALREKVDRRAGGLFIILYLISYTLLYAV; the protein is encoded by the coding sequence GTGCTCATTTCAGGAATATTTCTTTTAACTTTTTCTAGTGACAAGGCCGTTGAACACTCGGTTCATTTTGCTTCTACATTAGGGATTTCTTCTCTCATGATAGGTCTCATACTAGTATCTATTGGTACGGATCTACCAGAAATCGCAAATTCAATCGTTGCGTGTTCAAGTGGGCACGGAGATATTGATGTAGGAGATTCCATTGGGTCCGTCCTAACCCAGATCACGTTGATATTGGGACTTATTCCTTTTCTAGGCAGAAAATTCAAAGTAAAAAGAAGGGAAGTCTTAGTGATAGGTGCCTTCGAGGTTTTGGCACTCATACTAGCCATATCTGTAGTACTAACCGGGTTCACGAGAGTGAAGGCATTCTTGCTGATAGCCAGTTGGCCAATCTTCCTTTTAGTAATAAAGAAAACTACGGCAAAGGACATTGTGAAAAAGAAACAATTAAAAACGCAGACTGGAAGGCACTATCTCATTCACTTGGTGATAGCTGCTCTAAGTTATGTTGGTGTTGCAGTTGGTGCGTTAGCAGTCGTTCAATCGGTAATCAGTATGTCGAACGAGTTAGGCGTACCCGAATTCTTCATCAGCTTTTTTGTGCTGGCAATCGGCACATCGCTTCCTGAGCTTGTGGTGGACTTGACTGCAATACGCAAAAGACAGTATGAACTTGCAATAGGAGACATTATAGGGAGCTGCATTGTCGATGCGACTGTTTCTATTTCTATAGGACAGTTATTCTTTCCAACGGCTGTTTTTGTTGGGTCACCTGAACGTTCGATCTTACTTGCCTTGTATGCAATACTTGCCTCTGCCGTCGTAATATTAACGCTTGCATTAAGAGAAAAAGTCGACAGAAGGGCGGGGGGGTTATTTATTATTTTATATTTGATTTCTTATACACTGTTATATGCAGTGTGA
- a CDS encoding winged helix-turn-helix domain-containing protein produces the protein MKLDFPSGRRGSLVITVTILRAAKKGMLKTHLLSSVSLSCEQFNRYLGFLKAKGFVEEYGRLYKTTAKGLELISEFESSPLTRSVLTT, from the coding sequence ATGAAGTTGGATTTTCCATCAGGGAGAAGGGGATCTCTGGTAATTACAGTGACCATTCTGAGAGCCGCAAAAAAAGGCATGCTGAAAACACACTTGCTTAGCTCAGTTTCATTAAGTTGCGAGCAGTTCAACAGATACCTTGGTTTTCTAAAAGCCAAAGGCTTCGTCGAAGAATATGGTAGATTGTATAAAACTACCGCCAAAGGTTTGGAGTTAATTTCGGAATTTGAATCTTCGCCATTAACACGCAGTGTACTAACAACTTAA
- a CDS encoding winged helix-turn-helix domain-containing protein gives MKRRNRLEIMAEILSLCKRPQTKTKVMYSVSLSWKVLVKYLSYLQSQGLLKVHNSPIEYATTPKGLSFVGKWTELAELI, from the coding sequence ATGAAAAGAAGAAACAGGCTCGAAATTATGGCGGAAATATTGAGTTTATGCAAACGACCACAGACGAAGACAAAAGTGATGTATAGTGTGAGTCTATCATGGAAGGTTTTAGTGAAGTATCTCTCTTACCTTCAATCACAAGGGCTACTGAAAGTTCATAATAGCCCAATTGAATATGCTACAACTCCAAAGGGACTTAGTTTCGTCGGAAAATGGACAGAACTGGCAGAACTTATTTAG
- a CDS encoding right-handed parallel beta-helix repeat-containing protein, translated as MSRKLVLLIILVLVISSVISLSFHIPSANATISIEGHITSDTTWTPVDTYRVVNDTYIDSNASLTIEAGVHVNFDDNVSLIVEGGLNASGTESNPVIFTSSRVASNPPDPYAGAWKTIEFKGNSTEQLTLKHTKVEYAIHGITINSPKLATIEKSEITNCSESGIKLLGENNVLIRENNITKNKNGIAGGITTYTDIHSGIIFTNNIISENQENGIYLLSYTPREGKRCIRNVTFSSNTISSNGINGACLFAYGGGGRSDIYNVNFSSNTILENWGNGVYASAQDYCKSSIFNLILTNNTVLANKQKGVWINRVNANVSDNTLSHNLYGISLSSSSNSVISGNKIANNTYGVQLEDSSKNVVRQNIMSNNSYNFDLRSDELSEFVNWVGSSNLVDGKPVYYWINKHDAEVPLDAGYVVLVNCTNIRVRNLTLTKNNPGISLANTRNSTIFWNNIANNDVGISLYSSSYNAISGNNITENNSEGVYLFDSSDCNIVSGNNITNNSYGLRLLSSCSNNHVSGNRIANNNNSGVFLYQSCDNNTFFGNNITSNIDGIHLFNSSNNNISENHIVNNRNGTVLSNSSNNTFCHNNFINNSKQVIMQTPNITDFWDNGVEGNFWSNYIGVDSNRDGIGDTAYKIDENGKDNYPLMGVFSDFNATSEWHVQIICNSSISNFQFNGTAISFTATGENGTTSFCRMCVPKDLMDGPYIVLVNGEEVSHTLLSCSNNIHSYLYFAYNQSIQEILISQQSLTFEITQLLVVATALILIAVTLVVIIHKRKHNIPTEENAQLRITQQQSSWC; from the coding sequence ATGAGTAGAAAGCTTGTATTGTTGATTATCCTAGTTCTTGTAATCTCAAGCGTTATTTCTCTAAGCTTTCACATCCCTTCTGCAAACGCCACGATATCCATTGAAGGGCACATAACTTCAGACACCACTTGGACGCCTGTCGATACTTACCGAGTCGTTAACGACACCTATATTGACTCAAACGCATCGTTAACCATCGAAGCTGGAGTTCATGTGAATTTTGATGATAATGTTTCTCTAATTGTTGAAGGCGGATTGAATGCTTCAGGAACCGAATCCAATCCAGTAATTTTTACATCAAGCAGAGTTGCAAGCAACCCGCCAGACCCATATGCTGGAGCTTGGAAAACAATAGAATTCAAAGGAAACTCAACCGAACAGCTCACGCTGAAGCACACCAAAGTAGAATACGCTATTCACGGAATCACCATCAATAGCCCAAAGCTTGCAACAATCGAAAAAAGCGAAATTACAAATTGCTCGGAAAGCGGCATAAAACTACTTGGCGAAAATAACGTGCTAATACGGGAAAACAACATAACAAAGAACAAAAATGGGATAGCTGGGGGAATAACTACTTACACTGACATACATTCAGGTATCATTTTCACCAACAACATAATTTCAGAAAACCAAGAGAACGGAATTTACTTACTAAGTTACACCCCACGCGAGGGCAAAAGATGCATTCGCAATGTTACGTTTTCTTCCAATACTATTTCGTCAAACGGTATAAATGGGGCTTGTTTGTTCGCATACGGTGGGGGTGGCCGAAGCGACATTTACAATGTCAATTTCTCGTCTAACACAATATTGGAAAATTGGGGAAACGGTGTATATGCCAGTGCTCAAGACTATTGCAAATCATCAATTTTTAATTTGATACTCACGAATAACACAGTCTTAGCAAACAAGCAAAAAGGCGTTTGGATAAATCGTGTCAATGCAAACGTCAGTGACAACACCCTATCTCACAATTTGTATGGAATTAGCCTCTCCTCATCATCCAACAGTGTTATCTCTGGAAACAAAATAGCAAACAACACCTATGGTGTCCAACTTGAGGATTCCTCGAAAAATGTTGTGAGACAAAACATTATGTCTAACAACAGCTACAATTTTGATCTTCGAAGTGATGAGCTTTCAGAGTTTGTTAATTGGGTAGGTTCTTCTAACTTGGTCGATGGAAAACCAGTATACTATTGGATAAACAAACATGACGCTGAAGTACCATTGGACGCTGGGTATGTGGTCCTCGTAAATTGCACAAACATAAGGGTCAGGAATCTAACGCTAACAAAGAACAATCCTGGAATCTCACTCGCAAACACAAGAAACAGCACTATATTTTGGAACAACATAGCAAACAATGATGTTGGCATCTCTCTCTATTCGTCTTCATACAACGCAATTTCTGGAAACAACATAACAGAAAACAACTCCGAAGGCGTTTATCTCTTTGATTCTTCAGATTGCAACATTGTTTCTGGCAATAACATAACAAACAACTCATATGGTCTCCGCCTGCTGTCTTCGTGCAGCAACAACCATGTTTCTGGGAACAGAATAGCTAACAACAACAACTCGGGCGTCTTTCTCTACCAATCTTGCGACAACAACACTTTTTTCGGAAACAACATAACAAGCAACATCGACGGCATCCATCTCTTTAACTCTTCTAACAACAACATTTCCGAAAACCACATAGTAAACAACCGAAACGGTACGGTCCTCTCTAACTCTTCAAATAACACATTTTGTCACAACAATTTCATAAATAACAGCAAACAGGTAATTATGCAAACTCCAAACATTACAGATTTTTGGGACAACGGTGTTGAAGGCAACTTCTGGAGCAACTATATTGGAGTTGACTCGAACCGTGATGGAATAGGCGACACAGCGTATAAAATTGATGAGAATGGTAAGGACAATTATCCTTTGATGGGAGTGTTTTCCGACTTCAATGCTACCTCAGAATGGCACGTTCAAATTATCTGCAATTCCTCAATCTCTAATTTCCAATTCAATGGCACTGCAATAAGCTTCACTGCAACTGGTGAGAATGGCACTACCAGTTTTTGCAGAATGTGTGTCCCAAAAGATTTGATGGATGGTCCCTACATAGTGTTGGTTAATGGTGAAGAAGTTTCACATACTCTGCTATCATGCTCAAATAACATACACAGTTACCTATACTTTGCTTATAACCAATCAATACAAGAAATATTAATATCCCAACAATCTCTAACATTCGAAATCACACAACTACTCGTAGTAGCAACTGCACTAATACTAATAGCAGTAACACTAGTAGTAATAATCCACAAAAGAAAACACAATATCCCAACTGAGGAAAATGCTCAATTGAGGATTACTCAACAACAATCTAGTTGGTGCTGA
- a CDS encoding site-specific integrase, whose translation MVGSLGFEPRTTSTPGWYPRPLYAELNQDTQIPQTRRRPQQPSKYDDLIINTLIKATNSGTQEIINTLIDLKNRGLGESTIKDTSYKLRQLSKMTDLHNPEAVRATIANHKVANSTKTKMVQAYKYYAETHQIKWTPPRYRWERKIPLIPTTANIDKIIAAATRKYATIFTILKETGLEGHELATTTRKHIDSQQGIISAQGCKGHNSRAIKLKQKTADMLRQYLHKYTTDKPFPNSRAMGEAWRHTRNKLSKTLQEPQLKTIPLRNLRHYHATMLYDKTKDILLVKQRLGHKKIETTMFYTQLITFNEEEDYTCKTASNVKEATDLIEHGFEYITEMEGLKLFRKRK comes from the coding sequence ATGGTGGGGTCGCTGGGATTTGAACCCAGGACCACCAGCACCCCAGGCTGGTATCCTAGACCACTCTATGCGGAACTGAACCAAGATACACAGATTCCGCAAACTAGACGACGACCCCAACAACCATCAAAATACGACGACTTGATAATAAACACTTTGATAAAAGCCACAAACTCAGGAACACAGGAAATTATCAACACTCTAATAGACCTCAAAAACAGAGGACTAGGAGAATCAACCATTAAGGACACATCATACAAGCTAAGACAACTCAGCAAAATGACAGACCTTCACAACCCCGAAGCAGTAAGGGCAACAATCGCCAACCACAAAGTAGCAAACAGCACCAAAACCAAAATGGTGCAAGCATACAAATACTATGCAGAAACACATCAAATCAAGTGGACACCACCACGCTATAGATGGGAACGCAAAATCCCACTAATCCCAACCACAGCCAACATAGACAAAATAATAGCAGCAGCCACACGCAAATACGCGACAATCTTTACAATCCTAAAGGAAACAGGCTTAGAAGGACACGAACTAGCAACCACAACACGCAAACACATAGACAGCCAACAGGGCATAATCAGCGCACAGGGCTGCAAAGGACACAACTCACGAGCAATAAAACTAAAACAAAAAACCGCTGACATGCTCAGGCAATACCTTCACAAATACACAACAGATAAACCATTTCCAAACTCAAGAGCAATGGGCGAAGCATGGAGACACACAAGAAACAAACTATCAAAAACACTACAAGAACCACAACTCAAAACAATCCCACTCAGAAACCTAAGACACTACCACGCAACAATGTTATACGACAAAACAAAAGACATCCTACTTGTAAAACAGAGACTAGGACACAAAAAAATAGAAACAACAATGTTCTACACACAACTAATCACATTCAACGAAGAAGAAGATTACACCTGCAAAACCGCAAGCAACGTTAAAGAAGCCACCGATTTAATAGAACACGGATTCGAATACATAACCGAAATGGAAGGACTAAAACTATTCCGAAAACGCAAATAA
- a CDS encoding DUF401 family protein, translating to MQIGAIDVLLSKLGAVSLVLLDPVVALVVSFVFLAAMLYKRVSIGVTLVSSAIIMSLLSMGLTGVFKVLVETTSNLLTISLVAVTIGIMLLSLLYRETKALESLSGSFSGLLRNPKLIVSALPAMIGLLAVPGGALMSAPLVEKEAEKLKLEENEKAFVNVWFRHIIFPVYPMSQVIILAAALTGTSITSIVMSQIPVAIAMTVVGYFAVLKKATVSKDVVSEANFQENLKSFLISFSPILAMILTVVIFGVDVSIAAFIGIALLLLITKPRRHIILKTISNVAVYKIALAAYGAMLLRSATMASGVSEVLGQTIATWNMNEVLLLSAVPAVLGFLVGSPSGSIAISVPILEGTLNFTSGSASLLYISAFLGYLAAPTHLCLVLTADYFKCSLNKVYKFLAPSLAMSFAVALLVYHIF from the coding sequence ATGCAGATTGGTGCTATTGATGTGCTTCTGTCGAAGCTAGGAGCAGTTAGTTTGGTCTTGCTTGACCCCGTGGTGGCGCTTGTTGTTTCATTCGTCTTTCTAGCAGCTATGTTGTACAAACGTGTGAGTATAGGAGTGACGTTGGTTTCCAGCGCAATAATTATGAGCCTTCTTTCAATGGGTCTGACTGGTGTTTTCAAGGTCTTGGTTGAAACCACTTCTAACCTACTTACAATCTCGCTTGTGGCAGTAACCATAGGAATAATGCTGTTGAGCCTTCTTTACAGGGAAACAAAAGCTTTAGAGTCCCTTAGCGGAAGCTTCAGCGGTTTACTTAGAAATCCTAAGCTTATAGTGAGCGCACTTCCAGCCATGATAGGGCTTCTTGCAGTGCCAGGGGGAGCTTTGATGTCAGCGCCGCTCGTGGAGAAAGAAGCTGAAAAGCTCAAACTGGAAGAAAATGAGAAAGCTTTCGTGAACGTGTGGTTTAGGCACATAATTTTTCCAGTGTATCCGATGAGCCAAGTCATTATACTTGCAGCGGCCCTTACAGGTACGTCGATAACGTCGATAGTTATGAGCCAGATTCCTGTTGCCATTGCCATGACAGTCGTAGGATATTTTGCGGTGCTAAAGAAAGCTACTGTTTCTAAAGATGTGGTCTCAGAGGCGAATTTTCAGGAGAATCTTAAGAGTTTCTTAATATCGTTTTCGCCAATCTTAGCGATGATTCTGACTGTTGTAATCTTTGGGGTTGATGTTTCCATCGCGGCATTTATAGGGATAGCCTTGTTGCTCCTTATCACCAAACCTCGTCGGCACATTATTCTTAAAACGATCTCAAACGTCGCAGTTTACAAGATAGCCTTAGCTGCCTACGGCGCCATGCTGCTGCGAAGCGCTACTATGGCCTCTGGAGTTTCAGAGGTTCTGGGCCAAACAATTGCCACTTGGAACATGAACGAGGTCTTGCTGTTGTCAGCGGTTCCAGCAGTTCTAGGATTCCTTGTCGGTTCACCCTCTGGAAGTATAGCAATAAGCGTCCCAATACTTGAAGGGACATTGAATTTTACATCAGGCAGTGCAAGTTTGCTTTATATTTCAGCTTTTCTAGGATATTTAGCCGCTCCTACTCATCTCTGCCTAGTTTTAACTGCCGATTACTTCAAGTGCTCGCTAAACAAGGTGTACAAGTTTTTAGCGCCATCATTAGCTATGTCGTTTGCAGTGGCTCTACTGGTTTACCACATATTTTGA
- a CDS encoding DNA topoisomerase I, which translates to MKQLIHNGVLIPKKPEWRKLHVTVQGNRVNLTPEQEEMAIAWAKKLGTEYVKDPVFVKNFFQDFRKALGIKVKIPSENFDFSLVIKHVEEEKAFKLSLTKEQKKKLAAERKAIREKNKEKYGFAKVDGVKVEIGNYTAEPSSIFMGRGKHPLRGRWKHGAGKSDIVLNLSPNAPKPPGNWKEIVWQLDNMWIAKWDDKLRGKEKYVWLADSSPLKQRKDVEKFNKAIELSKRIEDVRKHIMTNLDAEDATRRKIATVCYLIDVLKLRVGDEKDADEADTVGATTLRPGHVKFGKNRVVTFDFLGKDAVRWQKRIRLPEQVIGNVKEFMKSAESSIFEGVRSKNVSLFLDEIVTGISSKVFRTYHSSKVVADFLYSSDVSKPDPEYEKKHVATMANLEAAIVCNHKRKPRKNWKESLEKKMERLKKLKAKGTPSAKKRAKILQRKIKAFRDTRDYNLGTSLKSYIDPRIYYGWGRKVDFDWKLYYPKALQKKFSWVERKTD; encoded by the coding sequence ATGAAACAGCTGATTCACAACGGTGTCCTCATTCCGAAAAAGCCAGAATGGCGAAAATTACATGTAACAGTGCAGGGCAACCGCGTGAACTTAACGCCAGAGCAAGAAGAAATGGCTATTGCATGGGCTAAGAAGCTTGGCACCGAATATGTCAAGGATCCTGTTTTCGTCAAAAACTTCTTCCAAGACTTTCGCAAAGCACTAGGCATAAAAGTCAAGATACCATCAGAAAACTTTGACTTTTCACTTGTAATAAAGCATGTTGAAGAGGAAAAAGCCTTCAAACTGAGTCTTACAAAGGAACAAAAAAAGAAATTGGCTGCAGAACGTAAGGCGATAAGAGAGAAAAACAAGGAAAAATATGGCTTTGCCAAAGTGGATGGCGTCAAAGTAGAAATCGGTAACTATACTGCTGAGCCCTCAAGCATTTTCATGGGGCGAGGAAAGCATCCGTTACGAGGACGTTGGAAACATGGCGCAGGCAAAAGCGACATAGTTCTTAACCTTTCGCCAAATGCGCCAAAGCCACCGGGTAACTGGAAAGAAATAGTGTGGCAACTAGATAATATGTGGATAGCTAAGTGGGACGATAAACTTCGGGGTAAAGAGAAATATGTGTGGCTGGCGGACTCGTCACCTTTGAAACAACGCAAAGATGTAGAAAAATTCAACAAGGCTATTGAGCTTAGTAAAAGGATAGAAGATGTTAGAAAACATATAATGACTAATCTGGATGCTGAAGATGCTACAAGGCGCAAAATTGCCACTGTGTGTTATCTGATTGATGTTTTGAAACTGCGTGTTGGCGACGAGAAAGATGCAGACGAAGCAGACACGGTGGGTGCCACAACGTTGAGACCTGGACATGTAAAATTCGGAAAAAATCGTGTAGTAACCTTTGACTTTTTAGGTAAAGATGCTGTTAGATGGCAAAAACGAATTCGACTGCCTGAACAGGTCATTGGCAATGTTAAGGAGTTTATGAAATCTGCCGAGTCATCGATTTTCGAAGGGGTAAGGTCAAAGAATGTTTCACTTTTTCTCGACGAGATCGTGACTGGTATTTCAAGCAAGGTCTTCAGAACCTACCACTCCTCTAAGGTAGTGGCTGATTTTCTCTACAGTTCTGATGTTTCAAAGCCGGATCCGGAGTATGAAAAGAAGCATGTTGCAACTATGGCTAATCTTGAAGCTGCTATCGTTTGTAATCATAAGAGAAAGCCTAGGAAGAACTGGAAGGAGTCTTTGGAGAAAAAGATGGAGAGATTGAAGAAACTGAAAGCTAAAGGTACTCCTAGTGCAAAGAAACGAGCTAAGATTCTTCAACGCAAGATTAAGGCTTTTCGTGATACTAGAGATTACAATCTTGGAACTTCTTTGAAGAGTTACATTGACCCTCGCATTTACTACGGGTGGGGGCGAAAAGTAGATTTTGACTGGAAGCTTTATTATCCTAAGGCGTTACAGAAGAAGTTTTCTTGGGTGGAACGCAAAACGGATTAA